Proteins encoded in a region of the Melioribacteraceae bacterium genome:
- a CDS encoding aldehyde dehydrogenase family protein, with protein MDFLKQLGIKDENYGASTGLNWFKTNDQGMINVVSPVDGKPIAKVYQCSVKDYDEVVAKADEAFKFWRTVPAPKRGEVVRQIGNQLRLFKEPLGHLVSYEMGKSLQEGLGEVQEMIDICDFAVGLSRQLYGSTMVSEREKHRMYDQYHPLGVVGIITAFNFPVAVWAWNSALATVCGDANLWKPSSKTPLCAIAVQNIISDVIKENNLPEGLFSLIIGKGSTVGEKMLNDKRVPLISLTGSTAIGKHAAEVISKRFGKTILELGGNNAIIITPNADFQLAIPAVVFGAVGTAGQRCTTTRRLIIHEDVYPKVKDALLKAYSSLKIGNPLNPGNHVGPLIDKGAVEEFKQALKMVEKEGGKIIFGGELLSGSGYESGCYVKPAIVEAENNYKIVQEETFAPILYLIKYKGDVQNAIEKQNDVVQGLSSSIFTTDMREAETFLSHWGSDCGIANVNIGTSGAEIGGAFGGEKETGGGRESGSDSWKQYMRRQTNTINFGTKLPLAQGIKFEI; from the coding sequence ATGGATTTTTTAAAACAGTTGGGGATTAAAGATGAAAATTACGGCGCCTCCACAGGATTAAATTGGTTCAAAACAAATGATCAGGGAATGATTAATGTGGTTTCTCCGGTGGACGGTAAACCAATTGCAAAGGTGTATCAGTGTTCCGTTAAAGATTATGATGAAGTAGTTGCAAAAGCCGACGAGGCATTTAAATTCTGGCGGACCGTTCCGGCTCCTAAGAGGGGAGAAGTTGTCAGGCAAATCGGAAATCAATTAAGACTTTTTAAAGAACCGCTTGGTCATCTTGTCTCTTATGAAATGGGTAAATCGCTTCAGGAAGGTTTAGGTGAAGTTCAGGAGATGATCGATATTTGCGATTTTGCAGTGGGTCTTTCCAGGCAGTTGTACGGATCTACAATGGTGAGCGAACGTGAGAAACACCGTATGTACGATCAGTATCATCCTCTCGGTGTAGTCGGTATTATAACAGCTTTTAATTTCCCGGTTGCTGTCTGGGCATGGAATAGTGCTCTTGCTACCGTTTGCGGTGACGCCAATCTCTGGAAACCTTCCTCAAAAACTCCTTTATGTGCCATTGCGGTGCAGAATATTATTTCTGATGTGATTAAAGAAAATAATTTGCCGGAAGGACTCTTCTCGCTGATTATTGGCAAAGGATCCACTGTCGGCGAAAAAATGCTTAACGATAAACGTGTTCCTCTAATTTCTTTAACTGGATCAACCGCTATCGGAAAACATGCAGCCGAAGTAATATCAAAAAGATTCGGCAAAACTATTCTTGAATTGGGAGGCAACAACGCAATTATAATTACACCAAACGCGGATTTTCAGCTGGCAATACCCGCTGTAGTCTTCGGAGCTGTTGGAACAGCGGGGCAGAGATGTACAACAACGCGCCGATTGATTATTCACGAAGATGTATATCCAAAAGTAAAGGACGCTCTTTTAAAAGCTTATTCCTCGCTTAAAATTGGCAATCCGCTCAATCCCGGTAATCACGTAGGTCCTTTGATTGATAAAGGCGCGGTAGAAGAATTTAAGCAAGCCCTAAAAATGGTTGAAAAAGAAGGAGGAAAAATTATCTTCGGTGGCGAACTCCTATCAGGCAGCGGATATGAATCCGGGTGTTATGTAAAACCGGCTATTGTAGAAGCAGAGAATAATTATAAAATTGTTCAGGAGGAAACTTTTGCGCCGATACTCTATCTGATCAAATACAAAGGCGACGTTCAGAATGCAATCGAAAAACAAAACGATGTTGTACAGGGGCTTTCTTCATCAATATTCACTACAGATATGCGCGAAGCCGAAACATTCCTTTCCCACTGGGGAAGCGATTGCGGTATTGCTAACGTGAATATTGGTACATCCGGAGCTGAAATCGGCGGTGCTTTCGGAGGCGAAAAGGAAACCGGGGGAGGAAGAGAATCCGGTTCGGATTCATGGAAACAATATATGAGAAGACAAACAAACACAATTAATTTCGGGACTAAACTTCCTCTGGCACAGGGTATTAAATTTGAAATTTGA
- a CDS encoding pyridoxine 5'-phosphate synthase, with the protein MRFCLNVDHVATLRNARGESQPDPVSFALMAELYGIDGIVVHLREDRRHINERDLRLLRELITTKLDLEMAAVDDIINIACDVQPELATIVPEKRQELTTEGGINVIDNINHLRLAIRSLHDADIPVSLFIEPDINQIDAAAEINADFIEIHTGHYANAVGEEDIFDELERVRLAAKHAKKLGLGVNAGHGLNYSNMKEFVAIPDIDEVSIGHAVIARALYVGLEQAIKEMIKLTGVNK; encoded by the coding sequence ATGAGATTTTGTTTAAATGTTGATCATGTAGCAACTCTTAGAAATGCAAGAGGTGAATCACAGCCTGATCCTGTCTCATTCGCATTAATGGCGGAGCTTTACGGGATCGACGGAATTGTAGTACATCTTAGAGAGGACCGCCGTCACATAAATGAACGCGATCTGCGCCTGTTAAGGGAACTGATTACAACCAAACTCGATCTCGAAATGGCAGCCGTAGATGATATTATTAATATCGCTTGCGATGTTCAACCCGAACTGGCTACTATAGTGCCTGAAAAAAGACAGGAACTGACAACCGAAGGCGGTATTAATGTAATTGATAATATTAATCACTTAAGACTTGCAATCAGATCACTCCATGATGCAGATATCCCTGTATCACTTTTTATTGAACCGGATATCAACCAGATTGATGCGGCGGCTGAGATAAATGCCGACTTCATTGAAATCCACACTGGTCATTATGCCAATGCTGTGGGCGAGGAGGATATTTTCGATGAACTTGAAAGAGTACGTCTCGCGGCAAAACATGCTAAAAAGCTGGGACTCGGTGTTAATGCCGGCCACGGATTGAATTACAGTAATATGAAAGAATTTGTTGCAATTCCGGATATTGATGAAGTAAGTATAGGACATGCCGTTATTGCAAGAGCTCTTTATGTTGGCCTCGAACAGGCCATTAAAGAGATGATTAAATTAACCGGGGTGAATAAATGA